From one Halalkalicoccus subterraneus genomic stretch:
- a CDS encoding GTPase: MSYRIGLVGKPSVGKSTFFNAATMNDVPEGA; the protein is encoded by the coding sequence ATGAGCTACCGGATCGGTCTCGTCGGCAAGCCCTCGGTTGGCAAGTCGACCTTCTTCAACGCCGCGACGATGAACGACGTTCCCGAGGGCGCGTA